One Streptomyces sp. R28 DNA window includes the following coding sequences:
- the panD gene encoding aspartate 1-decarboxylase yields MLRTLFKSKIHRATVTQADLHYVGSVTIDADLLDAADLLPGELVHIVDITNGARLETYVIEGERGSGVVGINGAAAHLVHPGDLVIIISYAQMTDAEAREFEPRVVHVDGANRIVALGADPSEPVPGSDQERSPQAVPTA; encoded by the coding sequence GTGCTGCGTACTCTGTTCAAGTCCAAGATCCACCGCGCCACCGTCACCCAGGCCGACCTGCACTACGTGGGTTCGGTGACCATCGACGCGGACCTGCTCGATGCAGCCGACCTACTGCCCGGCGAGCTCGTCCACATCGTGGACATCACCAACGGCGCCCGCCTGGAGACCTACGTCATCGAGGGCGAGCGCGGCTCGGGGGTCGTCGGGATCAACGGTGCCGCCGCTCATCTCGTCCACCCCGGCGACCTGGTGATCATCATCAGCTACGCTCAGATGACCGACGCCGAGGCGCGGGAGTTCGAGCCGCGGGTCGTGCATGTGGACGGCGCCAACCGGATCGTGGCGCTGGGCGCCGACCCGTCCGAGCCGGTGCCTGGCTCCGACCAGGAGCGCAGCCCGCAGGCCGTCCCGACGGCCTGA
- a CDS encoding aspartate/glutamate racemase family protein, whose amino-acid sequence MLALLHTSPLHVPVFEALRDEDHPGLEMRHFVDEELLARARREGPEAVVDDVRDALRKADGARAVLCTCSTIGGIAEEAPAEAGVPVLRVDRPMAAAAVAEGARAVVLATVESTLGPTVSLIEEEARRAGRPVAVRTRLVEGAWERFEAGDVDGCARLVASAADEVTDADAIVLAQVSLARAQRLATTTVPVLSSPRPGLAAGAQALYQR is encoded by the coding sequence ATGCTCGCCCTTCTGCACACCTCGCCCTTGCACGTCCCCGTCTTCGAGGCACTGCGCGACGAAGACCATCCGGGCCTGGAAATGCGGCACTTCGTCGACGAGGAGCTGCTGGCCCGGGCCCGCCGGGAGGGCCCCGAAGCCGTCGTGGACGATGTCCGGGACGCGCTGCGGAAGGCCGACGGTGCGCGGGCCGTGCTGTGCACCTGCTCGACCATCGGCGGCATCGCGGAGGAGGCCCCCGCCGAGGCCGGGGTGCCGGTGCTGCGCGTGGACCGTCCGATGGCGGCCGCCGCGGTGGCCGAGGGGGCCCGTGCCGTGGTCCTGGCCACGGTGGAGAGCACGCTCGGTCCGACGGTGTCCTTGATCGAGGAGGAGGCCCGCCGTGCGGGGCGCCCCGTCGCCGTGCGGACCCGCCTCGTCGAGGGCGCGTGGGAGCGCTTCGAGGCGGGGGACGTCGACGGTTGCGCCCGCCTGGTGGCATCCGCGGCGGACGAGGTCACGGACGCCGACGCGATCGTCCTCGCCCAGGTCTCCCTCGCCCGGGCCCAGCGGCTGGCCACGACAACGGTGCCCGTACTGTCCAGCCCCCGCCCGGGGCTGGCGGCGGGAGCTCAGGCTCTGTACCAGCGGTAG
- a CDS encoding DMT family transporter, with translation MSALALSVLLSLISAVAYAGGAIVQERVAVSSPGQQFAPMRRPGWWAAIALNGLGGLLHVVALAFGPLSLVQPLGALTIVFALPMAALFVGRKAGSTAWRGAIMATVGLAGLLSLVGSSESRSLATAERVGVALVTGGLVVTLMIAGRAAHRHPAVRSMLLATGSGIAFGMSSVFTKVVAVDWNGGVSAADLPTLATIGVFATAGLCLSQAAYRGAGLAAPLATLTVVNPVVAAAVGITMFGETFRYGTTGTLLALGCGVVAAGGLILLTTERIARTEAGAERVLPEPTLPAVVPVHAEELLAGVPEQAGTMPREEILVPGVEEPLVPDRIEGILISTQVAEGAYEGGEPPHPEGNPPNLYGPFYGGPYVPTPVIDRHRIRVKS, from the coding sequence ATGAGCGCCCTCGCGTTGTCCGTGCTCCTGTCGCTCATCTCCGCGGTCGCGTACGCGGGCGGGGCGATCGTACAGGAGCGTGTCGCGGTGTCCTCCCCGGGTCAGCAGTTCGCGCCGATGCGCCGGCCCGGCTGGTGGGCGGCGATCGCGCTGAACGGCCTCGGCGGTCTGCTGCACGTGGTGGCGCTTGCTTTCGGTCCGCTGAGCCTGGTGCAGCCGCTCGGTGCCCTGACGATCGTGTTCGCGCTGCCGATGGCGGCGCTGTTCGTGGGCCGCAAGGCCGGGTCGACGGCCTGGCGGGGCGCGATCATGGCGACCGTGGGTCTCGCCGGGCTGCTGTCCCTGGTCGGCTCCTCCGAGTCGCGGTCGCTGGCCACGGCCGAGCGGGTGGGCGTGGCTCTGGTGACCGGCGGCCTCGTCGTGACGCTGATGATCGCGGGCCGGGCGGCCCACCGCCACCCGGCGGTGCGCAGCATGCTGCTCGCGACCGGCTCCGGCATAGCCTTCGGCATGTCCTCGGTGTTCACGAAGGTCGTCGCGGTCGACTGGAACGGCGGGGTGTCCGCGGCCGACCTGCCGACCCTGGCCACGATAGGCGTCTTCGCCACGGCCGGTCTGTGTCTGTCCCAGGCCGCCTACCGAGGCGCGGGCCTCGCGGCGCCGCTGGCCACCCTGACGGTCGTGAACCCCGTCGTGGCGGCCGCGGTCGGCATCACGATGTTCGGCGAAACCTTCCGCTACGGCACCACGGGCACCCTGCTCGCCCTGGGCTGCGGCGTGGTGGCGGCGGGTGGCCTGATCCTGCTGACGACGGAGCGGATCGCGCGTACGGAGGCGGGGGCCGAGCGGGTCCTGCCCGAGCCGACGCTGCCGGCCGTGGTTCCGGTGCACGCCGAGGAACTGCTCGCGGGCGTACCGGAGCAGGCCGGGACGATGCCGCGCGAGGAGATCCTCGTACCCGGCGTGGAGGAGCCCCTCGTACCGGACCGGATCGAGGGCATCCTCATATCGACCCAGGTCGCGGAGGGCGCCTACGAGGGCGGCGAGCCGCCGCACCCCGAGGGCAACCCCCCGAACCTCTACGGCCCCTTCTACGGGGGCCCGTACGTCCCGACGCCCGTCATCGACCGGCACCGCATCCGCGTCAAATCCTGA
- a CDS encoding LLM class flavin-dependent oxidoreductase → MRFGIMIVPEDRWRTARHKWLRAEQMGFDHAWTYDHLNWRAFRAKEWFTMVPTLTAAAVETERIGLGVLVASPNLRHPVHLAKDVTGLDDISDGRLILGLGAGAEGFDSRMTRRSSWSRRERTERFAEYVELTDRLLTQPVTTFDARYYLADEVHSQPLCRQQPRVPFAVAASGPRGMRVAARHASYWVTTGEPNRFADAPYEEALPVLRQQVEALEKACVEVGRDPSTVSRLLVAGPTVGGVLDSPAAFFDAAGRFAEAGITDLVVQWPRPDEPFKGSEDVLEKVAEDLDGHRGT, encoded by the coding sequence ATGAGATTCGGCATCATGATCGTCCCGGAGGACCGCTGGCGCACGGCGCGGCACAAGTGGCTCAGGGCCGAGCAGATGGGGTTCGACCACGCCTGGACCTACGACCACCTCAACTGGCGTGCGTTCCGGGCCAAGGAGTGGTTCACCATGGTCCCGACGCTGACCGCGGCGGCCGTGGAGACCGAGCGCATCGGCCTCGGCGTGCTGGTCGCCTCGCCCAACCTGCGCCACCCGGTGCACCTCGCCAAGGACGTCACCGGCCTCGACGACATCTCCGACGGCCGTCTCATCCTCGGCCTCGGCGCCGGTGCGGAGGGCTTCGACTCCCGCATGACCCGCCGCTCCTCCTGGAGCCGGCGCGAGCGCACCGAACGGTTCGCCGAGTACGTCGAGCTGACCGACCGGCTCCTGACGCAGCCGGTGACCACGTTCGACGCCCGCTACTACCTCGCGGACGAGGTGCACTCCCAGCCCCTGTGCCGGCAGCAGCCCCGGGTCCCCTTCGCGGTCGCCGCGTCCGGGCCGCGCGGCATGCGCGTGGCGGCCCGGCACGCCTCGTACTGGGTCACCACCGGCGAGCCCAACCGGTTCGCCGACGCACCCTACGAAGAGGCCCTGCCCGTCCTGCGACAGCAGGTGGAGGCGCTGGAGAAGGCCTGCGTGGAGGTCGGCCGCGACCCGTCCACCGTCTCCCGGCTGCTCGTCGCCGGCCCCACCGTCGGTGGCGTCCTCGACTCGCCGGCGGCGTTCTTCGACGCGGCGGGCCGCTTCGCCGAGGCCGGCATCACGGACCTCGTCGTGCAGTGGCCCCGGCCCGACGAGCCCTTCAAGGGGAGCGAGGACGTGCTGGAGAAGGTCGCCGAAGACCTCGACGGGCACCGCGGCACCTGA
- a CDS encoding FAD-binding oxidoreductase, with product MDTLTTGDTDKLAGALHGDLITPADPRYDEVRQVWNADIDRRPLLIARCADVADVRAAVTFAAERGLPVAVRGGGHSVAGHGTCDGGLTVDLRRMRSVEIDTERRLAHVQGGALWQDVDGASQAHGLATTGGIVSETGVGGLALGGGIGHLMRRCGLTVDNLVEADVVTADGSLLRVDETTDPELLWGLRGGGGNFGVVVRFGFRLHEVGPTVLGGMIIHPLDGAPRFLTRYRDLIAEAPDELGTILNLRLCPPVAAVPEHLHGSPVVALNVCWSGADPEEGAEFLRPLREFGPALLDSVAPMPYVDLQQMVDRTSPPGKEYYWRSVDFGTLDDQVIDTVVEHASRITSPLAAVPIYHLGGAIGRVPDTGTAFGPRHAGHNINMFGAWEPGRGDRERHVGWVRDFSEAMAPYAVGQYVNFLNDEGSDGVRAAYGQRWRRLVDLKRRLDPQNLFRFNFNIDPGQPEEGHR from the coding sequence TTGGACACCCTGACGACCGGCGACACGGACAAACTCGCCGGCGCGTTGCACGGCGATCTCATCACTCCCGCCGACCCGCGCTACGACGAGGTCCGCCAGGTCTGGAACGCCGACATCGACCGGCGCCCCTTGCTGATCGCGCGCTGCGCCGACGTGGCGGACGTGCGGGCCGCCGTCACCTTCGCCGCCGAACGCGGACTGCCCGTCGCGGTGCGCGGCGGCGGCCACAGCGTCGCCGGCCACGGCACCTGCGACGGCGGCCTGACCGTCGACCTGCGCCGGATGCGGTCCGTCGAGATCGACACCGAGCGCCGGCTGGCGCACGTGCAGGGTGGAGCGCTGTGGCAGGACGTCGACGGGGCCAGTCAGGCGCACGGACTGGCGACCACGGGCGGCATCGTCAGCGAGACCGGCGTCGGCGGACTCGCCCTCGGCGGCGGCATCGGCCACCTCATGCGCCGCTGCGGACTCACCGTGGACAACCTGGTGGAAGCCGACGTGGTGACCGCCGACGGCAGCCTCCTGCGGGTCGACGAGACCACGGACCCCGAGCTGCTGTGGGGACTGCGCGGCGGCGGCGGCAACTTCGGGGTCGTGGTGCGGTTCGGCTTCCGCCTGCACGAGGTCGGTCCGACCGTCCTGGGCGGGATGATCATCCATCCGCTCGATGGCGCACCGCGGTTCCTCACCCGCTACCGCGACCTCATCGCCGAGGCCCCCGACGAACTCGGCACGATCCTCAACCTCCGGCTGTGCCCGCCGGTGGCCGCCGTCCCCGAGCACCTGCACGGCTCTCCGGTCGTGGCCCTCAACGTGTGCTGGTCCGGCGCCGACCCGGAGGAGGGCGCCGAGTTCCTGCGCCCGCTACGCGAGTTCGGGCCCGCGCTGCTCGACTCGGTCGCGCCCATGCCGTACGTGGACCTGCAGCAGATGGTCGACCGCACCTCACCGCCGGGCAAGGAGTACTACTGGCGGTCGGTGGACTTCGGCACGCTCGACGACCAGGTCATCGACACCGTCGTCGAACACGCGTCGCGGATCACCTCGCCGCTGGCGGCCGTACCCATCTACCACCTCGGCGGGGCGATCGGCCGGGTGCCCGACACCGGCACCGCCTTCGGCCCCCGGCACGCCGGCCACAACATCAACATGTTCGGCGCGTGGGAGCCCGGCCGAGGCGACCGGGAACGGCACGTCGGCTGGGTGCGGGACTTCAGCGAGGCGATGGCGCCCTACGCGGTCGGCCAGTACGTCAACTTCCTCAACGACGAGGGCAGCGACGGCGTCCGCGCGGCCTACGGGCAGCGGTGGCGGCGCCTGGTCGACCTCAAACGGCGCCTGGACCCGCAGAACCTCTTCCGCTTCAACTTCAACATCGACCCGGGCCAGCCCGAAGAGGGGCACCGATGA
- a CDS encoding (2Fe-2S)-binding protein, with product MVLLLFVDLDPDLAALRPLGGFFVLRTTGAALQPLATLAQAYAEPPSAPQGNPLGFRVRKVANALRAPELRIAASVAQQGLAARLWSVTLGCAALYGSVPDLDPRLLHWDPDGSAPDDLWLTEVRSLPADPATLADVVVHGHLQPLTAAVRARYPVAEGLLWGNAGSALAGAARQLDQWARTGGRTQTAARARALTAELLGHPLLAGTGTLTGTAFRRRSCCLYYRVPGGGVCGDCCFTRPPRSSPRAPSG from the coding sequence TTGGTACTACTGCTCTTCGTGGACCTCGACCCCGATCTCGCCGCGCTCCGCCCGCTCGGCGGCTTCTTCGTACTACGCACCACAGGGGCAGCACTTCAGCCACTGGCGACCCTGGCGCAGGCGTACGCGGAACCCCCGTCGGCCCCCCAGGGAAATCCCCTCGGCTTCCGCGTCCGGAAAGTCGCCAACGCCCTGCGCGCCCCCGAGCTGCGGATCGCCGCCTCCGTGGCCCAGCAGGGACTCGCGGCCCGCCTGTGGTCGGTGACGCTCGGCTGCGCCGCCCTGTACGGCAGCGTCCCCGACCTCGACCCGCGCTTGCTGCACTGGGACCCCGACGGCAGCGCCCCCGACGACCTGTGGCTCACCGAGGTGCGCTCGCTCCCGGCGGATCCCGCGACCCTCGCCGACGTCGTCGTGCACGGCCACCTTCAGCCACTGACCGCCGCCGTGCGTGCCCGGTACCCCGTCGCGGAGGGCCTGCTGTGGGGCAACGCCGGATCCGCCCTCGCGGGAGCGGCCCGGCAACTGGACCAGTGGGCGCGCACCGGCGGCCGTACCCAGACCGCCGCCCGGGCCCGCGCCCTGACCGCCGAACTCCTCGGTCACCCCCTCCTCGCCGGCACCGGCACCCTCACCGGAACCGCGTTCCGGCGCCGCAGTTGCTGCCTCTACTACCGCGTGCCGGGCGGCGGCGTGTGCGGTGACTGTTGCTTCACACGACCCCCGCGCTCTTCCCCACGCGCCCCATCTGGGTGA
- a CDS encoding aspartyl/asparaginyl beta-hydroxylase domain-containing protein, whose protein sequence is MRTHYVGDTPLDDDRLTKDLEQSDSLTWSEAYSDYVFGGAWKSCMLWARGGDAGDGVVTHYDHERPAAFTEFADQLPYLRELIESVADLDRLNFVRLAKVQNSVIIPHRDLLELADLADETRNAHRMHIPLVTNEDCFFNEGDTVFRMRRGEVWFLDASEIHSVAVLSSQERVHLMFDFVDVPSPKPLTTVRGAGPDAGIPADRTLKRPPLTDAEHAGLMRLADILTPETVNEVFSIVIKRHFRSDGGESFVWRTMTDIARAAADPAVLAHVEELRRHYTLERTA, encoded by the coding sequence ATGCGCACCCACTACGTGGGGGACACCCCCCTCGACGACGACCGGCTCACCAAGGACCTCGAACAGAGCGACTCGCTGACGTGGTCGGAGGCGTACAGCGACTACGTCTTCGGCGGCGCCTGGAAAAGCTGCATGCTCTGGGCCCGGGGCGGGGACGCCGGTGACGGCGTGGTCACCCACTACGACCACGAACGGCCCGCCGCCTTCACCGAGTTCGCCGACCAGCTGCCCTACCTTCGGGAACTGATCGAGAGCGTCGCCGACCTGGACCGGCTCAACTTCGTACGCCTGGCGAAGGTGCAGAACAGCGTGATCATCCCGCACCGGGACCTGCTCGAACTCGCCGACCTCGCCGACGAGACCCGCAACGCCCACCGCATGCACATCCCCCTCGTCACCAACGAGGACTGCTTCTTCAACGAGGGCGACACCGTCTTCCGCATGCGCCGGGGCGAAGTGTGGTTCCTCGACGCCTCGGAGATCCACTCGGTGGCGGTGCTCTCCTCCCAGGAACGCGTGCACCTGATGTTCGACTTCGTGGACGTGCCGTCCCCCAAGCCGTTGACCACGGTCCGGGGCGCGGGACCCGACGCCGGGATCCCCGCCGACCGCACGCTGAAGCGCCCGCCGCTCACCGACGCCGAGCACGCCGGCCTGATGCGGCTCGCCGACATTCTCACGCCGGAGACGGTCAACGAGGTCTTCAGCATCGTCATTAAACGGCACTTCCGCTCCGACGGCGGCGAAAGCTTCGTGTGGCGGACGATGACCGACATCGCGCGCGCCGCGGCCGACCCGGCCGTCCTCGCGCACGTCGAGGAGCTGCGGCGCCACTACACCCTGGAACGCACGGCCTGA
- the gndA gene encoding NADP-dependent phosphogluconate dehydrogenase: protein MSTSAQIGVTGLAVMGRNLARNFARNGYTVAVHNRTPARTRSLVEEFGSEGEFIAAETAKEFVAALERPRRLVIMVKAGEPTDAVIQEFAPLLEPGDMIIDGGNAHFADTRRRERDLREQGIHFVGMGVSGGEEGALHGPSIMPGGPKESYDSLGPMLEKISAKAADGAPCVTHVGPDGAGHFVKMVHNGIEYADMQLIGEAYQLLRDVAGYEPAQIAEIFRTWNTGRLDSYLIEITAEVLSHVDAATGKPFVDVVVDQAEQKGTGRWTVQIALDLGVPVSGIAEAVFARSLSGHAALRDASRGLAGPKASPLSEAEAGAFADRVEQALYASKIVSYTQGFHEIDAARAEYDWDIDLGAVSAIWRGGCIIRAAFLDRIRAAYDARPDLPSLLSDDTFAQEIAAAQDDWREVIIAATRQGVPTPGFAAALAYYDALRAERLPAALTQGQRDFFGAHTYRRTDREGSFHTLWGGDRSEVAG from the coding sequence ATGAGCACTTCGGCGCAGATCGGCGTCACGGGTCTCGCGGTCATGGGCCGCAATCTCGCCCGCAACTTCGCCCGCAACGGCTATACGGTCGCGGTGCACAACCGGACGCCGGCGCGTACGCGGTCGCTGGTGGAGGAGTTCGGGAGCGAGGGCGAGTTCATCGCGGCCGAGACCGCCAAGGAGTTCGTGGCGGCGCTGGAGCGGCCGCGGCGCCTGGTCATCATGGTCAAGGCCGGTGAGCCGACCGACGCGGTGATCCAGGAGTTCGCCCCGCTCCTGGAGCCCGGTGACATGATCATCGACGGTGGCAACGCGCACTTCGCCGACACCCGGCGCCGCGAGCGCGATCTGCGCGAGCAGGGCATCCACTTCGTCGGCATGGGCGTCTCGGGTGGCGAGGAGGGCGCGCTGCACGGGCCCAGCATCATGCCGGGTGGCCCGAAGGAGTCGTACGACTCTCTCGGCCCCATGCTGGAGAAGATCTCGGCGAAGGCGGCGGACGGGGCGCCCTGTGTGACGCACGTCGGTCCGGACGGTGCCGGGCACTTCGTGAAGATGGTCCACAACGGCATCGAGTATGCCGACATGCAGCTCATCGGCGAGGCCTACCAGCTGCTGCGGGACGTCGCCGGGTACGAGCCGGCGCAGATCGCGGAGATCTTCCGGACCTGGAACACGGGTCGGCTGGACTCCTACCTGATCGAGATCACGGCCGAGGTGCTGTCGCACGTGGACGCGGCGACGGGCAAGCCGTTCGTGGACGTGGTGGTCGACCAGGCGGAGCAGAAGGGCACGGGGCGGTGGACCGTGCAGATCGCACTGGACCTGGGCGTGCCCGTGTCCGGGATCGCGGAGGCCGTCTTCGCCCGCTCCCTGTCCGGGCACGCGGCGCTGCGGGACGCGTCCCGCGGGCTGGCCGGGCCCAAGGCGTCGCCGCTGAGCGAGGCGGAGGCGGGGGCGTTCGCCGACCGGGTGGAGCAGGCGCTGTACGCGTCCAAGATCGTGTCGTACACGCAGGGCTTCCACGAGATCGACGCGGCTCGCGCGGAGTACGACTGGGACATCGACCTGGGCGCCGTCTCGGCCATCTGGCGCGGCGGCTGCATCATCCGCGCGGCGTTCCTGGACCGGATCCGCGCGGCGTACGACGCCCGGCCCGACCTGCCGAGCCTGCTGTCCGACGACACGTTCGCGCAGGAGATCGCCGCGGCGCAGGACGACTGGCGTGAGGTGATCATCGCGGCGACCCGCCAGGGCGTTCCGACGCCGGGCTTCGCGGCGGCCCTCGCCTACTACGACGCTCTGCGCGCCGAGCGGCTGCCTGCGGCGCTCACCCAGGGGCAGCGGGACTTCTTCGGGGCGCACACGTACCGGCGGACCGACCGGGAGGGCTCGTTCCACACGCTGTGGGGCGGGGACCGGTCGGAGGTGGCCGGCTGA
- a CDS encoding transglycosylase family protein, which yields MAVRGRHRRYQPNRINRASLTVTAGGAGMALPLIGAGAAQAADVDTWNKVAACESTSRWHVNTGNGFYGGLQFAQSTWEAYGGTRYAARADLASKDQQIAVAEKVLDGQGPGAWPLCSVRAGLTPGGDGGDTPDIHPAGTTTKKTSVQDVQPQTTPQSRAGTAEMYTVVRGDTLSGIAESEKVKGGWRGLYAANRTAIGADPDLILPGQRLAVRGKAAPTTTRPASPATSSPEKTSSGRQSADREAAGREKQSATVSRSLVAPVGSPTGTPYRKAGSSWSKGYHTGVDFPVPTGTSVKSVGAGQVVEAGWGGSFGYQVVIRHTDGRYSQYAHLSAISVKAGQSVGAGQRIGRSGSTGNSTGPHLHFEVRTGPGFGADIDPVAYLRAGGVRI from the coding sequence ATGGCCGTACGCGGTCGGCACCGCCGATACCAGCCGAACAGGATCAATCGCGCCTCACTCACCGTCACCGCGGGCGGTGCCGGGATGGCGCTCCCGCTCATCGGCGCGGGTGCCGCGCAGGCGGCCGACGTGGACACCTGGAACAAGGTCGCCGCGTGCGAGTCGACCAGCCGGTGGCACGTCAACACCGGCAACGGCTTCTACGGCGGACTGCAGTTCGCCCAGTCGACGTGGGAGGCGTACGGCGGCACGCGGTACGCGGCGCGGGCGGATCTGGCCAGCAAGGACCAGCAGATCGCCGTCGCGGAGAAGGTGCTGGACGGCCAGGGGCCGGGCGCCTGGCCGCTGTGCTCGGTACGGGCCGGGCTGACCCCGGGCGGCGACGGCGGCGACACTCCCGACATCCACCCCGCCGGCACCACCACCAAGAAGACCTCGGTCCAGGACGTCCAGCCGCAGACCACGCCCCAGTCGCGGGCCGGCACGGCCGAGATGTACACCGTCGTGCGCGGCGACACACTCTCGGGGATCGCCGAGTCGGAGAAGGTCAAGGGCGGTTGGCGGGGGCTGTACGCCGCGAACCGGACGGCCATCGGCGCGGATCCGGACCTGATCCTGCCCGGTCAGCGGCTCGCGGTGCGCGGCAAGGCCGCCCCGACCACGACCAGACCGGCCTCCCCCGCCACGTCCTCGCCCGAGAAGACCTCTTCGGGCCGGCAATCCGCCGACCGCGAAGCCGCCGGCCGGGAGAAGCAGTCCGCCACGGTCAGTCGCTCGCTGGTAGCCCCGGTGGGCTCCCCCACGGGCACTCCGTACCGCAAGGCCGGTTCGTCCTGGTCGAAGGGCTACCACACCGGCGTCGACTTCCCCGTCCCGACCGGTACGTCCGTGAAGTCCGTCGGGGCCGGCCAGGTGGTCGAAGCGGGGTGGGGCGGCTCCTTCGGCTACCAGGTGGTGATCCGGCACACCGACGGCCGCTACAGCCAGTACGCCCACCTCTCGGCCATCTCCGTGAAGGCCGGGCAGTCGGTCGGAGCCGGCCAGCGCATCGGCCGCTCCGGGTCCACGGGCAACAGCACGGGCCCGCATCTGCACTTCGAGGTGCGGACGGGGCCCGGTTTCGGCGCGGACATCGACCCGGTGGCCTATCTCCGGGCCGGTGGCGTCAGGATTTGA
- a CDS encoding GNAT family N-acetyltransferase — MSDIEIRDDRPAGRLEALQGDEVVGRIEYFVLESPARALVPVHTIVEPAHEGKGIAGSLARELYGTAAREGVVVAPLCPYVVKWAERHPDEAPVTDPGLLEAAQDWLRAHPGRF; from the coding sequence ATGAGCGACATCGAGATCCGCGACGACCGGCCGGCCGGACGCCTGGAGGCGCTCCAGGGTGACGAAGTGGTCGGCCGCATCGAGTACTTCGTCCTCGAATCCCCGGCGCGCGCCCTCGTCCCCGTCCACACCATCGTGGAGCCGGCCCACGAGGGGAAGGGCATCGCGGGCTCCCTGGCGCGCGAGCTGTACGGCACGGCGGCGCGCGAGGGAGTCGTCGTCGCGCCGCTGTGCCCGTACGTCGTGAAGTGGGCCGAGCGCCACCCCGACGAGGCCCCGGTGACCGACCCGGGGCTGCTGGAGGCGGCGCAGGACTGGCTGCGGGCACACCCGGGGAGGTTCTGA
- the glgA gene encoding glycogen synthase produces MRVGLLTREYPPDVYGGAGVHVEFLARELRDLVDLEVHCWGEGRGVGVQRHRPWSALDTANDALRTFSVDLAMAAGLQGRELVHSHTWYANLAGHFGKLLYGIPHVMTAHSLEPLRPWKAEQLGGGYALSSWAERTAIETPDAVVAVSGAMREDILSCYPTLDPAKVHLVHNGIDTALYRPDHRTDVLARFGLDADRPYVLFVGRITRQKGVPHLLRAVRDIDPAAQVVLCAGAPDTPEIDQEFRDLYQELSRVREGVHWIPQMLPRPEVIQLLTHAAVFVCPSVYEPLGIVNLEAMACGTPVVASQVGGIPEVVDDGKTGLLVPLDDDSEAFEAGLARALDSVIGDPETARRMGEAGRERAVGEFGWDAVARRTVRLYGEILKQA; encoded by the coding sequence GTGCGTGTGGGACTACTGACCCGGGAGTACCCGCCGGATGTGTACGGCGGCGCGGGCGTCCATGTCGAGTTCCTGGCCCGGGAGTTGAGGGATCTCGTCGACCTTGAGGTGCACTGCTGGGGCGAAGGCCGAGGGGTGGGCGTGCAACGCCACCGCCCCTGGTCCGCGCTGGACACCGCCAACGACGCGCTGCGCACCTTCTCGGTGGACCTCGCCATGGCCGCCGGCCTCCAGGGCCGCGAACTCGTCCACTCCCACACCTGGTACGCCAACCTCGCCGGCCACTTCGGCAAGCTCCTGTACGGCATCCCGCATGTGATGACCGCCCACTCGCTGGAGCCCCTGCGCCCCTGGAAGGCTGAGCAACTCGGCGGCGGATACGCCCTGTCGAGCTGGGCCGAGCGCACCGCGATCGAGACCCCCGACGCGGTCGTCGCCGTCTCCGGGGCCATGCGCGAGGACATCCTCAGCTGCTATCCGACGCTGGACCCGGCCAAGGTCCACCTCGTCCACAACGGCATCGACACCGCCCTTTACCGGCCCGACCACCGCACCGACGTCCTCGCGCGCTTCGGCCTCGACGCCGACCGCCCGTACGTGCTGTTCGTCGGCCGCATCACCCGCCAGAAGGGCGTGCCCCATCTGCTGCGCGCGGTACGTGACATCGACCCCGCCGCGCAGGTCGTCCTGTGCGCAGGCGCGCCCGACACCCCCGAGATCGACCAGGAGTTCCGCGACCTCTATCAGGAGCTCAGCCGGGTCCGCGAGGGCGTGCACTGGATCCCGCAGATGCTGCCACGCCCGGAAGTGATCCAACTCCTCACGCACGCCGCCGTGTTCGTCTGCCCCTCGGTGTACGAGCCCCTCGGCATCGTCAACCTGGAGGCGATGGCCTGCGGAACTCCCGTGGTGGCCTCGCAGGTCGGCGGCATTCCCGAGGTCGTCGACGACGGCAAGACGGGCCTGCTCGTCCCGCTGGACGACGACTCCGAGGCTTTCGAGGCCGGCCTTGCGCGGGCGCTGGACTCGGTGATCGGCGACCCGGAGACGGCCCGCCGGATGGGCGAGGCCGGACGGGAGCGCGCGGTGGGGGAGTTCGGCTGGGACGCGGTGGCGCGGCGGACGGTGCGGCTCTACGGGGAGATCCTCAAACAGGCTTAG